CGTGACCGCGTCGTCGGGGCGGTAGCCGCGGATGATCGCGACCAGCGCGTCGCTGTCGGAGATCAGGGTGTCGTCGACCCGAGTGATGACGTCACCGGTCTGCAGGCCGGCGTCGTCCGCCGCGCCACCGTCGGTGACCTCCTCGACCTCGGCGCCGACTGTCGCCCCGCTGTCGTCGGTCGCGGCCGAGACAGTGACCCCGAGCCGGGCGTGGGTCGCGGTCTCGCCGGCACGCAGCTGCTCGACGATCGGCACGACCTTCGACATCGGGATCGCGAAGCCGAGACCGATCGAGCCGGCCTCCCCTCCGAACGACGTCGTGGTCCGGATGGAGGAGTTGATGCCGACGACCTGACCGGCCATGTTGACCAGCGGACCGCCGGAGTTGCCGGGGTTGATCGCGGCGTCGGTCTGGATCGCCGGATAGATCGTCGCTTGCGACCCGCCCGGCTCGCCGGCCGAGACCGGGCGGTCGAGCGCGCTGACGATGCCGCTGGTGACGGTGGCCTCGAGGCCGAACGGCGAACCGACCGCGACGACCTGCTCGCCCACCTGGAGCGCGTCGGAGCTGCCGAGCTCCGCGGGGGTCAGGTCGGAGACCCCTTCGGCCTTGATCACCGCGGTGTCGGTCAGCGGGTCGGTGCCGACGATCGTCGCCGGGGCAGTGGACCCGTCGTCGAACGCGACGGTGATCGCGCCACCGCCCTCGGCCACACCGACGACGTGCTCGTTGGTCAGGATCTCGCCGTCGGACGACAAGATGATCCCCGAGCCCGACCCGGCGCCCCCTCCGGGACCCTGGCCGCCGCCGCGCACGTTGATCTTCACCACCGACGGGAGCACCGAGGACGCGACGTCCTGGACCGACCCCAGCGGCTCGAGCGGCGCGACGGACGCGGTGTTGGTGCTCGGCGCCGCCGAGCGGCTGGCCGCGGGCGTCTCCGGGTCGTCGCTCAAGGCGTCGTAGGCCGCCGCCCCGCCCAGTCCGCCGAGCCCGCCCAGGACGAGAGCGCCCGCCAGCAGCCCGATCCCGGTACGCCGACCCCGCTCCTTGCCGGGTGCCGGTGCAGCGGCGGGCGCCGCGAAGGCGAAGCCGTCGGGGAACGCCGTCGTGCGCTCCTGCTCCGCTGCGGTCTCGGGGTAGCGGTGGGCGCGCTCGTCGGGTCGGGAGGCGTCGTGCTGGGGGGTGTCGTGCTCGGTCATGACTCCAGCGTGCCCACGGAACCTGAGCCTGAACTGAACGGCGGAGCAGACTTCTCCCAAAGATCGTCCGCGGCGCGGTCCGGTGCGGGCGGCGTCGGGCTTCCCGGAAGGCGTACGACGAAGCGTGCCCCGGCGTCCGGCGCGTTGGTCGCCGCCACCGTCCCGCCGTGCCGGGTGACGACCTGGTGCACGATCGCCAGCCCCAGCCCGGAGCCGGGCAGCGACCGGGACTCCCGGGATCGGTAGAAGCGGTCGAAGACGTGCGGGAGGTCCTCGGCGGCGATTCCGTCGCCCTCGTCGGTGACGCTGAGCTCGCCGTCGGCCAGGGTCACGGTGACCTGCCCCAGGGGCGGGCTCCACTTCGCGGCGTTGTCGAGCAGGTTGGTGACCGCCCGCTCGAGGGAGGCCTGCTCCCCGGTGAGCCACCACGACGACGTCTCGACGACGAAGCCGATGCCGGGCGCGCGCAGGCGCACGCGGCGTACGGCCTGGTCGATGACCTCGGCGAGGTCGACCGGTCCGACCGCGTGCGGCAGCGGCTCGTCGCGCGCCAGCTCCACCAGGTCGCCGATGAGGGTCGTCATCTCCGTCAGCTGGGCACCGACGTCGGCCAGCAGCTCGTCGCGGGCGTCGTGGTCGAGCCCGCCCGCGGCATCGGCCTGGCGCAGCAGCTCGATGTTGGTGCGCAGCGACGTCAGCGGCGTCCGCAGCTCGTGACTGGCGTCGCCGACGAGCTGGCGCTGCCGGTCGCGGGACGCGGCGAGCGCGGTGAGCATCGCGTTGAAGGCCGTCGCGAGCCGGGCGATCTCGTCGTTGCCCTCGACGTCGATGGGGGTGAGCTTCTCGGTGCGCGCGATCTCCTCGGCCGCGGCGGTGAGGCGGCGCACGGGGCGCAGGCCGTTGCGCGCGACCGCCCACCCGGTCAGGCCGGCACCGACCACGCCGAGCAGGCCGAAGAGGAACATGACGAGCCCGAGTCGGCCCAGGGTCTGCTCGGTGGGCCGCAGCGACTGCGCGAGCACCAGTGCGCCCTGGCCGTCGGTGGGTACGGCGACCACGCGGTAGCGGGCGCCGTTGGGCGTCCGCACGGTCCGGATGGAGCGGGTGCTCTGGCCGACCGCCACCGCCACCTCAGGGTCGCCCAGGACGAGCTGCTCCTCGGCTGCGCCCCGCTCCGCGCTGATCACCGGCTGGCGGCGTCCCGGCACGACGAACGCGATGCGCACGTCGGCGGCGCCCAGCGCCCAGGACGGCACCTCCTGGGCGGTGAGGCTGCTCAGTGCGTTGGACTCGGCGGCCTGCTGGGCGCGGCTGAGCAGCGAGCCGTCGAGGGACTGCTGCATCTGGACGCGTGCGGTGAAGTACGCCGACGCCGCGACGCCGGCGACGGTCAGCGCGACCGCGACGGTGGTGAGGATGGTGACCCGGCTGGCCAGCGAGCGCCGGTAGTGGGTGGCCTCGCGGACGCGGGCGGCGAACGGCTGTTCGCTCACGCAAGCTCCCGCAGCACGTAGCCGACCCCCCGGACGGTGTGGATCAACCGCGGCTCGCCCTCCGCCTCGGTCTTGCGTCGCAGGTAGCCGACGTAGACCTCGAGCGAGTTGGCGGTCGTCGGGAAGTCGTAGCCCCAGACCTCTTCGAGGATGAACGACCGCTCCAGCACCCGGCGCGGGCGCCGCAGGAACATCTCCAGCAGCGTGAACTCGGTGCGGGTGAGCTCGATCAGCCGCTCGCCGCGGTGCACCTCGCGCGTGGCGGGGTTGAGCCGCAGGTCGGAGAAGACCAGCTCCTCGGAGTCCAGGTCGTCGCTGGTGGGCCGGGCCCGGCGCAGCAGCGCCCGCAGCCGGGCCAGCAGCTCCTCGAGGGCGAACGGCTTGGTGAGGTAGTCGTCGGCACCGGCGTCGAGACCCTCGACCCGGTCACCGACCGAGTCGCGCGCGGTGAGCACCAGGATCGGCAGGTCGTTGCCCGCTGCGCGCAGCGCCCGGGTCGTCTCCAGCCCGTCGAGGCGCGGCATCATCACGTCGAGCACGAGGGCGTCGGGGCCCCCCTTGCCGATCGCGGCCAGCGCCTCCGCCCCGTCGGAGGCGAGCGCGACGGAGTAGCCGTTGAACTCCAGCGACCGGCGCAGCGACTCGCGCACGGCCCGGTCGTCGTCGACCACCAGCACGTGCGGGCGCGGAGCGGACTTGTCGGCGTTCACGCTCCCAGGGTGCCAGCCCAGGCTGAGAAAAAGCTCAGCGCAGGTGCTCGACGCCCGCCGCGGCGCGGGCGCCGTACCCCCCACCGAACATGCACGCGTGCACGAGCAGCGGGAAGAGCTGGTGCAGCCCGACGCGCTCCTCCCAGCCCTCTGCGAGCGGCGCCTCGGCCTGGTAGCCGGTCAGCACCTGCTCCAGCTGCGGCAGCCCGAAGAGCGCGAGCATCGCCAGGTCGGTCTCGCGGTGCCCGGCGTACGCCGCGGGGTCGAGCATCCACACCTGGCCGTCGCCCGCCCAGACCACGTTGCCCGACCACAGGTCGCCGTGCAGGCGCGCCGGCGGCTCGGACGGTCCGGCGCGGTCGGGGAGCACCCGGACGATGTCCTCGATGACCTGGGCGTGCTCGGGCTCGATGGCGTGCCGGTCGCGAGCCAGCTTCAGGTAGGGCAGGACCCGGCGTACGGCGTAGAACTCCGCCCACGTCGGCGCCGACCGCTGCGGGAGCGGGAGGGTGCCGATCCAGCCGTCGGCCTCGCTGCCGTCGGGCCCGGCGTACGCCGCAGCACCCGCGGCGTGGGTGCGGGCCAGCCGCGCGCCGAAGGCCGTGGCGGCGTCACCGCCGGGACGGCCGGGCTCGATCCAGCGCAGCAGCAGGCAGTCGTCCTCGACCGCGAGCACCTCGGGGACGGGCGCACCCCCGTCGACCTCGGCCAGCCAGCGCAGGCCGTGTGCCTCGGTGCGGAAGAACGTGGGTGGCGCGTGCGGCTTGGTCTTCATCACCGCGAGGGTGCCGTCGGAGAGTCGCAACCGCGTCGTGGTGCAGATGTCCCCGCCGGCGACCGGCTGGGTGGAGACGACGGCGACATCGAGCAGCTCCTCGGCGCGCCGGGCCACCGTCGCCTGTCGCGCCATCGGCTGCTCCTTCCTCTGCTCCTGCTACTCGTGCTGCTCGGTGAGGGTGCGGGCGATCTCGGTGACCCAGGCCTGTGCGCACCGCTCGACCATCGCGAGCACCTCGGTGAATCCCTCGTCGCCACCGTAATAGGGGTCCGGAACCTCGCCAGGTCCTTCGGGGTCCAGCTCCCGGAACATCCGCACCCGCTCGGCGTGGACCCCGGCCATGGAGACCACGTCGGCGTGGTTGGCCTCGTCCATCACCAGGGCCAGGTCGACGTGCTCGTCGCCCTCGTCCCCCTCCCCGGTGAACCACGCGTCGTGGATCTGCCGGGCACGGTGCCGGCTCGCGTCGTACCCCGCACCGGTGAGCGTCGCCGCGGCCCGCGGGTCCATCGCCTTGCCGACGTGCCACTCGGCTGTCCCGGCGCTGACCACGCGCACCCGGTCGTCGAGGCCGGCCTCGGCGATGCGCCGCTCGAGCACGACATGGGCCATCGGCGAGCGGCAGATGTTGCCCAGGCACACCAGCGCGACGGTGTACGGCGTACGCCTCATCGGGCGTCGGGAAGGATCAGATGGGCGATCCAGCTGACGACGGTGATGATCACCGAGCCCACCACCGCGGTCCAGAAGCCGTCGACGGCGAAACCGAGGCCGACCTGGTCGGCGACCCACGAGGTGAGCATCAGCATCAACGCGTTCACGACGAGCAGGAAGAGTCCGAGCGTCAGGATGATGAACGGGATCGACAGCACCTTGATCACCGGGGCGACGAAGGAGTCGATGATCCCGAAGATCGCCGCGACGATGACCAGCGTCAGCACCCGGTCGTTGTCGGAGTCGCCGGTGATCGTGATGCCGTCGAGGAGCCAGGCGGCGACCGTGAGGCCGGCGGCGCTGGCGAGGACCTTGAGCAGGAAGTTCACGACGTCGATCGTGCCAGACGTCGGACTGCCGGACGTCGGCTGCGGCCGCTAGTCCCCGAGCTCCAGCGCGAGCAGCATCGACTCGGCCGCCTCCTCCAGGTGGACGCGCAGCGCGGCCAACGTGGCGTCGGTGTCACCGGACTCCAGCAGCGCGACGAGCTCCTCGTGGTTGCACACCTGCTGCGCGGCGTCCTGGCGCATCCGGTCGACCTTGGCCAGCGCCAGCCGGATCTCGGCATAGACCGCGTCGGCGAGGCCGAGCAGACGTGCCGACCCGGTCAGGGCGACGACCGAACGGTGCAGGGCGAGGTGGGTGGCGGTGACGCGTACGGGATCGGCGTCCGAGGAGCGCGCGGCGTCCACGAACGCCTCCAGCGCGGTGCGGACGGCGCTCTGGTCCGCCGGGTCGGCGTCCGGCCACGCCCGCACACCGGCCGACTCGAGGACCAGGCGGGTGGTCACGACGTCGTGGACGGCATCGGCTTCCAGCGACGTGACGTGCACCCCGCGATGCGGCTCGCGCTCGGCCAGGCCCTCGGCGACGAGCACCCCCAGCGCCTCGCGCACCGTCGAGCGGGAGACCCCCATCGCCTCGGTCAGTGCCTGCTCGCGCAGGGGCGTGCCGGCGGTGATCTCCCCGGCGAACAACGCGCGCCGCAGCTCGTCGACGACCCGGTCGACGGTCGAGGCGGGCGCGCTCAAGTGCAGCGGCGGCAGTGGGCGCATCGGGGCAGGGGGCGGCACGGCTCCCATTGTCCGCCATCAGCGCGTGTCCGCCATCGGCGCGATCCGGCTTGACCGCCGGGCCGCGCGGCCCCACACTCCTTGTCAGATTGTCCGACAATCGAGTCGGGCCGTGGAGGAGGTGGACAGCGATGGGCGACCTGGTGGAGCTGAGCTGGGGACGGCAGTACCTGGCGGTGGAGCCGACGGCGTACCGGATCGACTACGCGATCAACCCCTTCATGGACCCCGCCGACCAGCCGGACCCGGCGCGCGCGAGCGAGCAGTGGCAGGTGATGGTCCACGTGCTACGCGCTCTCGGCGCGCGGGTCGACGTGCTGGCGCAGCGCCCGGACTCACCCGACATGGTCTATGCGATGAACCTCGGCCTGGCTCTCGCCGACGAGGCGGGTCGGCCCGAGCAGGTCGTCCTCAGCCACATGCGGTACGCCGAGCGCCGGGCCGAGCGCCGCAGTGCCGGTCCCTGGTTCGCGGCGCAGGGGTACGCCGTGCGCCAGGTGGGCGTCGACGGTGTCGGGCCGTGCTTCGAGGCGGGGGACGCGTTCGCCTGGGGCGACGCGTTGGTCGTCGGGTACGGACCCCGCACGGAGGAGCTCGGGCTCAAGGCGCTCGCAGCGGAGATCGGCGTACGCGTGCGGGGGGTGCGGATCACCCACCCGGCGATGTATCACCTCGACCTCGCCTTCTGTCCGCTCGACGACCGGCGCGCGATCGTCTGCCCGGCCGCCTTCGACGAGCCGTCCGCACAGGCGCTCCTCGACCTCGTGCCCGAGCCGCTGGTGATCGACGAGGCCGAGGCGCTGACGTTCTGCGCCAACTCCGTCGTCGTGGGGCGCACCGTCGTCATGCCCGCGTGCCCGCCGCGCGTGCGCGCCCAGCTGGAGGCGTGGGGCTTCGAGGTCGTCCTGCTCGAGCTCGGCGAGTTCCACAAGGGCGGCGGCTCCGTGCGCTGCCTGACCAACCCGCTCGATGTCGTCATCGGCCGCGACCTGCCGTCCGTGGCCGGGGGAGAGGTCGTCCTGCCGCGTCCACGGTGACGCGACCGCGGGCAACCTCGGCTTCCGGTGTGCCGGGGACGGTTGACCCCGTACCCTCGGCGCCGTGGGGGGCTCAGTCCGGCGCGGGAACCGCAGCACGCGCAGCGCCGTCGCGCTGATCGCGGCCGCGGGACTGGGCGTCACCGGCTGCAGCCTCGGTCCGGCCGAACCCCTCAGGGGCGCCGGTGGGCCCGCTTCGCCCACGCCCTCGATCGCCGCCCCGTCGGTGTCGCCGGGCATGGGCTCCGGAGCACGCCGGCCGGACGAGCAGCGCCCCAACTTCCTGGTGATCACCACCGACGACGCGGCGCCCGGCGACCTCGAGCACATGCCCAACGTCAAGCGGCTGCTCGCCGACCGGGGCGTGACGATGACCAACCTCGTCGCCCCGACGCCGATCTGCGTCCCGGCCCGCGCGAGCCTGCTGACGGGCCAGTACGCCCACAACCACGGGGCGCTCACGATCCAGGGCGAGGGCGGCGGCTTCGCCTCCTTCGACGACCGGCGCACGCTGCCGGTGTGGCTGCGCCAGGCCGGCTACGACACCATGCTCGTCGGCAAGTACCTCAACGGGTACGGCGCCGGCGAGACCCGCCGCTACGTGCCGCCCGGGTGGAGCGACTGGCGGGGCAGCATCGACTGGTCGACCTACTTCTTCCCCTCCGCCGAGCTCAGCGTCAACGGCGAGGTCGTCCGCACGCCCGACTACAACACCGACGTCTTCGCCGACAACGTCACCGAGATGCTCAGCGCGCCCGAGCGCCACGAGAACCCGTGGTACCTCACCGTCAACTACGTCGCGCCGCACCACGGCGACCCGATCGAGCCCGACGACCCGGTCGACATGATGACCACCGTCCCGGCACAGCGGCACCGCGACCTGTTCGAGGACCTGCCGCTGCCGGACAAGCCGAACATGTTCGAGCAGCGGCCTGGCGACAAGGCGATGCGCGCGACCCACGACCGTGCGCGGTGGACACCCGAGGCCCGCGCCGCCCTCCGCGAGGCGCACCAGCAGCGCGTCGAGTCGCTGCAGGCCGTCGACGAGGCGGTACGCGAGCATGTCTGGGTGCTGCGCCGTACCAAGCAGCTCGCCCGCACGGTCGTGGTCTTCACCTCCGACAACGGCACCATGCTCGGCGAGCACAACCTCGCGGGGAAGCTGTGGCACTACCGCGACTCCCAGACGGTGCCGACCGTGATCCGCGGGCCGGGTGTCCCGCAGGGGCGGACGGTCGCCACCCTGGCCGCGAACGTCGACCTGCCGACCACCATCGCCGCCTGGGCGGGGGTCGAACCCGGGCGGGCCGTCGACGGCATCGACCTGCGGCCGGTGCTGCGCGGCGAGCCGATGCCGGGCCGCGCGGTCCCGACCCTGGCCCACCCGGTCCTCGGGGCGGCACGGCCGCTCTACCGCGGCATCCGGGTCG
The nucleotide sequence above comes from Nocardioides massiliensis. Encoded proteins:
- a CDS encoding S1C family serine protease — protein: MTEHDTPQHDASRPDERAHRYPETAAEQERTTAFPDGFAFAAPAAAPAPGKERGRRTGIGLLAGALVLGGLGGLGGAAAYDALSDDPETPAASRSAAPSTNTASVAPLEPLGSVQDVASSVLPSVVKINVRGGGQGPGGGAGSGSGIILSSDGEILTNEHVVGVAEGGGAITVAFDDGSTAPATIVGTDPLTDTAVIKAEGVSDLTPAELGSSDALQVGEQVVAVGSPFGLEATVTSGIVSALDRPVSAGEPGGSQATIYPAIQTDAAINPGNSGGPLVNMAGQVVGINSSIRTTTSFGGEAGSIGLGFAIPMSKVVPIVEQLRAGETATHARLGVTVSAATDDSGATVGAEVEEVTDGGAADDAGLQTGDVITRVDDTLISDSDALVAIIRGYRPDDAVTITFRRGGEEQTVDVTLGSDEGEQPQAPAQGEQGQEGPPQQPERKRQLPPWLDEYFGN
- a CDS encoding sensor histidine kinase, yielding MSEQPFAARVREATHYRRSLASRVTILTTVAVALTVAGVAASAYFTARVQMQQSLDGSLLSRAQQAAESNALSSLTAQEVPSWALGAADVRIAFVVPGRRQPVISAERGAAEEQLVLGDPEVAVAVGQSTRSIRTVRTPNGARYRVVAVPTDGQGALVLAQSLRPTEQTLGRLGLVMFLFGLLGVVGAGLTGWAVARNGLRPVRRLTAAAEEIARTEKLTPIDVEGNDEIARLATAFNAMLTALAASRDRQRQLVGDASHELRTPLTSLRTNIELLRQADAAGGLDHDARDELLADVGAQLTEMTTLIGDLVELARDEPLPHAVGPVDLAEVIDQAVRRVRLRAPGIGFVVETSSWWLTGEQASLERAVTNLLDNAAKWSPPLGQVTVTLADGELSVTDEGDGIAAEDLPHVFDRFYRSRESRSLPGSGLGLAIVHQVVTRHGGTVAATNAPDAGARFVVRLPGSPTPPAPDRAADDLWEKSAPPFSSGSGSVGTLES
- a CDS encoding response regulator transcription factor translates to MNADKSAPRPHVLVVDDDRAVRESLRRSLEFNGYSVALASDGAEALAAIGKGGPDALVLDVMMPRLDGLETTRALRAAGNDLPILVLTARDSVGDRVEGLDAGADDYLTKPFALEELLARLRALLRRARPTSDDLDSEELVFSDLRLNPATREVHRGERLIELTRTEFTLLEMFLRRPRRVLERSFILEEVWGYDFPTTANSLEVYVGYLRRKTEAEGEPRLIHTVRGVGYVLRELA
- a CDS encoding fructosamine kinase family protein, with product MARQATVARRAEELLDVAVVSTQPVAGGDICTTTRLRLSDGTLAVMKTKPHAPPTFFRTEAHGLRWLAEVDGGAPVPEVLAVEDDCLLLRWIEPGRPGGDAATAFGARLARTHAAGAAAYAGPDGSEADGWIGTLPLPQRSAPTWAEFYAVRRVLPYLKLARDRHAIEPEHAQVIEDIVRVLPDRAGPSEPPARLHGDLWSGNVVWAGDGQVWMLDPAAYAGHRETDLAMLALFGLPQLEQVLTGYQAEAPLAEGWEERVGLHQLFPLLVHACMFGGGYGARAAAGVEHLR
- a CDS encoding low molecular weight protein-tyrosine-phosphatase, whose translation is MRRTPYTVALVCLGNICRSPMAHVVLERRIAEAGLDDRVRVVSAGTAEWHVGKAMDPRAAATLTGAGYDASRHRARQIHDAWFTGEGDEGDEHVDLALVMDEANHADVVSMAGVHAERVRMFRELDPEGPGEVPDPYYGGDEGFTEVLAMVERCAQAWVTEIARTLTEQHE
- a CDS encoding phage holin family protein, with translation MNFLLKVLASAAGLTVAAWLLDGITITGDSDNDRVLTLVIVAAIFGIIDSFVAPVIKVLSIPFIILTLGLFLLVVNALMLMLTSWVADQVGLGFAVDGFWTAVVGSVIITVVSWIAHLILPDAR
- a CDS encoding GntR family transcriptional regulator → MPPPAPMRPLPPLHLSAPASTVDRVVDELRRALFAGEITAGTPLREQALTEAMGVSRSTVREALGVLVAEGLAEREPHRGVHVTSLEADAVHDVVTTRLVLESAGVRAWPDADPADQSAVRTALEAFVDAARSSDADPVRVTATHLALHRSVVALTGSARLLGLADAVYAEIRLALAKVDRMRQDAAQQVCNHEELVALLESGDTDATLAALRVHLEEAAESMLLALELGD
- a CDS encoding dimethylarginine dimethylaminohydrolase family protein, coding for MGDLVELSWGRQYLAVEPTAYRIDYAINPFMDPADQPDPARASEQWQVMVHVLRALGARVDVLAQRPDSPDMVYAMNLGLALADEAGRPEQVVLSHMRYAERRAERRSAGPWFAAQGYAVRQVGVDGVGPCFEAGDAFAWGDALVVGYGPRTEELGLKALAAEIGVRVRGVRITHPAMYHLDLAFCPLDDRRAIVCPAAFDEPSAQALLDLVPEPLVIDEAEALTFCANSVVVGRTVVMPACPPRVRAQLEAWGFEVVLLELGEFHKGGGSVRCLTNPLDVVIGRDLPSVAGGEVVLPRPR
- a CDS encoding sulfatase family protein codes for the protein MGGSVRRGNRSTRSAVALIAAAGLGVTGCSLGPAEPLRGAGGPASPTPSIAAPSVSPGMGSGARRPDEQRPNFLVITTDDAAPGDLEHMPNVKRLLADRGVTMTNLVAPTPICVPARASLLTGQYAHNHGALTIQGEGGGFASFDDRRTLPVWLRQAGYDTMLVGKYLNGYGAGETRRYVPPGWSDWRGSIDWSTYFFPSAELSVNGEVVRTPDYNTDVFADNVTEMLSAPERHENPWYLTVNYVAPHHGDPIEPDDPVDMMTTVPAQRHRDLFEDLPLPDKPNMFEQRPGDKAMRATHDRARWTPEARAALREAHQQRVESLQAVDEAVREHVWVLRRTKQLARTVVVFTSDNGTMLGEHNLAGKLWHYRDSQTVPTVIRGPGVPQGRTVATLAANVDLPTTIAAWAGVEPGRAVDGIDLRPVLRGEPMPGRAVPTLAHPVLGAARPLYRGIRVGERWNYARLRTGEELYDLRADPYELDNVADDPAYRPALRRLRKLTRALRDCVGAQCRRTG